From the genome of Capsicum annuum cultivar UCD-10X-F1 chromosome 4, UCD10Xv1.1, whole genome shotgun sequence:
ATAATGTTTCCTATCATATGTAGGATGTTTGTGAGGACCCCACACATTAAGGTTAATCAATTGGAAAACACTAGTAGAAGTTGAACTACTAACATGAAATTTAAGTCTACATTGCTTTGCTAGAGGGCATATAATGCATTCTTGAGACACGATAATGGCATCATCATTATTCTTCATTATTACAATGTGTTGCATAGTAGCAGTTGAGGGATGACCCAATCTGAGATGCGAAAGAGTGTGCTTGTCCTTTCTATTGTTCCTTACATCTGTACTAATTGCTAGAGTCATATTttgattcaaaaaataaagtcatttatGTTCTTTACCATTCCTAATCACCTTTCCATTGAAGAGACTTTACATTGCTCATAGATTAGGAAAAAAACTCACCATCATTGGAGATCCTTGGTTAGTTTGGAGAAAGATAACTGATTAAATTTAAAATCTGGTACATGTAGAACATTCTTCAGAGTGTAACCTTCTAAAGCAACTGAATCACCAATATGttgtattttaatttactttCTGTAGGCATTTTTACTTCACTATAATCATAATAATTCAAGGATCTACACTTAACTAGCAGTTATACATAATGTGCTATGTGATGAGATATTTCAGAATCAATTATCCATTCATCACATGCAATATCAGTATGCAAAACATGCATACTTGCACCTGCATTCTTCTTACAACTATCTGCTGATTGAGGCATCATCGGCACCACCTAACTTTCTTTGACTCTCCTCTTGAATAGCCATTGTATAGGCTTGCTTCACACTCGAAACACAACTATTGAGTAGAATAAAGCTCTTTACTTGAGCATAAATCTCATTTAGGCCAACTAAAAATTATAGCAACCTCTGTTGTTTAATGTGTTTAACATGAAGTCGCAATTCCTCACACTCACATGACTGATAAGGCACCATAACATCAATTTCATCCAATAAGTCACACATTTTTTAGTAATAAGATGTAACAGAGTCAGCACCCTGAGTCAACATACTAAGTTCTTTCCATATATGATAAAATCTAGTCAAGTTAGGCTTATCAAACCTTTCTTTGAGTTCATTCCATATTTTCCTCGAACTCGTAGAATAATTGATGTTTGTCAATAATTTTGGTGTCATAGGTACACTGATCCATAAGAAAATAACTACATCACATCGTTCCCATGTGATTGCAAGTGCTCTACTATAGGAACTCTTCATACAGGATCCATCTACGAAATCGAGTTTGTTTTTAACTAGAAGAGCTAATCACATAAATCGACTTCATATTGCGTAATTTTTAGGGCCGGTAAGCTTTAAAGGAATCAAAGCTACACTAGGTGTATCTGATGCTTGCAAGTGTAGTAGATGATTGTGATTTGTTTGTGGATCTACCACTGGTTCTTATGTTGTCTGTGAATTCTAAATTTCCACCATTGTCGCAGCTCAAATGCTCGAATGTTGgtgagtaaaagaaaaaaaattgtgctCGATTAGCTTGAGATTGCCACCAaatctctgataccatgttaatttCTGCAATCTATACGACATTCATCACATACAGTAGGAAAAATGGAAGGAATTAACACAGGAAATCCATTCTCTTCATTCACTCTCAATTCTTAAGAATGATGCATTATTGATAACCGACTCATACAAGTGGTAATTATCCCTTTTATAGAGGGTATGAATGACTAATTATGCCATCACATGTTAGTCACATGGTTCACAACATGTTTCATAACTAACTCTAAGCTATATAAAAAAACTCCAATTAGTGCTCTTTTACAAAAAAAACATTAATCAGTTTCACCGTACcatcataaaaaattattacacACATAAATCACAATGTCCTCATTTTGTATAATAATGTACTAATGCTTATGCTatccatattttatttattagttataTTTACTACACTTTTAATTGTCTTTacataagattttaaattttctttttttacatagcacataaattagaaaaatttaaTAGCATTGATGATGGGAGTAATTTAATATGACTATCTTTAATGTTGTGTATAATGTTAAGGTgaattttcaatcttttaaaattaaaaaatgatcaaaaaaaatcacacacaaaaaaaaggcATTGGAGACCTCTAAGACATGCCACATAGgactttatatatacatatatattgattgGCATTGGAATTATTAAAGAATAACACACTGGTTAGAGCAATTGGTTGGAAGATCTatatgttaggatttttgccttgattttcttaccaaatttaagttttatttttctttgaaggaaaataaaagtaataacataattacttttacttttcctgaaaagaaaatataaaacttttccatatttggtaaacctctttcttggaggaaaggtttcggacaactataaatagaagacccccttcgcATACCATAAcatagtagcatccacaatgtagtctttaaagagtctcaTTTAGGgtgagattttctcccaatagttttttatatttctttaatattagtttagtttatgtgctttgcacgtgtaacttgcatcaataaaaaaaattatctataaaaaaaataaaagaattaaaaatagaaataatgctaaaataaatttatgtgtattaaaatgatgtaaataaatattgtatatcaAATATGTCAATGTCTGttgtataaaattaaagatcATGTTTCATACAAATCAAGTACTGATTttgtataattcatatattatCTTTAATACGATTAACTGGATGAAATAACGAAAGGATGAAAAGATGATAAATGAATGCAAGAACTCACCATGAATGGATCATATATGATGTAATGAAAAATTGTAAAACAACTCActatgaaataaaaaagagaaactaTTAATTATTCAATTCTTTCAAATAAAGTAGGAATGCATGCAAAACAACTGATTTTAATATTGTTCTCTCTATCTTTAGGTCTAAATCCTTGAAGAAAAGGTTTATAGATAAATTAACTAACTAAAAAATTGAACCCTAGTATCATACATATTCCTATGACAATTTCTACAATAAATAAGAGTACTTGTCctgctattttattttctttgctgtgactcttttttttttttttttcttattttaaaaaaaaaactgaaccAATTTAAGCTACATCAAGACTACTTGCTatcctattattttatattttaccaTGACAGTTTAACACTTATTAAcacatttattctttttttttttttttttttttgtggtgcAGTTATAGAAATCTTTTAGTTCTTATTAATTTAGGagtaataaaattatgatttttttacttAGCTCAAGtaagaattttaattaatctttaattcttaaatctaaaataataattaaatgatcaatattttagaaaaatagtatatGAATATTTTGTGATTGTAGAAACTTTTATTGaaggataaaattaattaaaaaaatttagaaatcagcAATCaatgatatattaaatttcaGAGAAAATACCCTATTTCACCTTTGAATTATACCCAAAATGGCTGAGACATACCTCAACTTAatggggtcctattatcccctgaactaattaaaagtataatttttacaCCCTTAGTGCTTacgtggcacatacatggcacaacacactgaagggtccacgtatgtgccatgtaggaactaagggtgtcaaaattacacttttaattagttcagaggGTAATAAGACCCCCTTTAAGATGAGGTGTGTCTCAGCCATTTTGAGTATAGTTCAAGGGTGAAATAGAGTATTATCTCTaaatttatatcatttagatGATATAACGTgtagcaaaacaaaaaaaaaagacaatcaTTAAagcctattttttaaaataagaacgATATACCAGATCTCATCATTTATTCACAATTGAAACAAttacatataattaaattttaggagagaattcatataaaattagaaTGACTAACCAATTTCTCGTGAAAAGATTCAAAGAATctgataaaaattataaataagtcaatGTTAAATCATTAATTATTCATGTCATTATtataaacaaaaatcataacaaaaaaatatctcaattagcaattatctatcaagaatacatgataacttactattttcaactttcaaaacatattaaaatcataaaagaaaactTTTCAATTAGCAGTTGTTTATCAAAATACAAGATAATTTATTCttgtaaatataaaaaagatattaaaatctaaaaaaaacatACTTTAAAGCACAtcaaatttatctcttcaatgGATCATACTATCAATAtttcatacacacacacaaaaaattaatacgttataatttatttattgtaagcttcaagaacatattaaaattctAGAAAACTTCCTCTAAATTAATCACAAtcaaatttatctatttaatcatagatactatcaagatttaaacatcaagaacatattaaaattttaaaaattttacctcaaatcacaagcaatTTATCTCTTCAATTATAAGATACATCAAAAATTCACACAAAAAAGTGCTTCCCAATGAAaaattgtctatcaagaatacatgataatttattttataaactttaagaatatattaaaattttagaaaacttaccttaaatcacaagaaaatttatctctttaatcgCATTTACTGTCAAGATTGTAAATATCAAAAGCATGCTAAAGCATTAGAAAATTCACCTCACATCACAAGCGAATTTGTCCCTTTGATCATAAGATACATCGacatttcaccaaaaaaaaaaaaacttttaatgaacaaCTATTTATCAAGAATacaagataatttatttattataaatttcaaaaatatactaaaattttaatatactaaaattttaaaaacttacctcaaatcacatgAAACTTTCTATACATtaataagaaaattctatatttaAGCCTATTTTTCTCTACATGTggtaattttggagaaaaacatcTAAagctaaataaataaagataactatcattaattaattaattaaagaatccTAATGTTAAAGTGATTCAAAAGCTAAATAAAATTCGCTTAAAATTATGAATGTTAaggtttttttcctttttctttgttttgtttgagAAAATACTCTATTACCACCTTGAAGTATACGTAAAAAGACTGGACACACCTGAACTTTagaagggtcctattacccctggactaattaaaatcatatttttgacaaccttagtgcctacgtggcataTACGTGacacaacacactgaagggtccatgtaggcacacgtgtgtgcaaCATATGTGCCATGTATACACTAAGGTTGtaaaaaatatggttttaattagtccagggggtaaGAGGACCTTTCTAAAGTTCAGGTGTGTCTCAACTCTTTTGCGAATAATTCAAGGTGGTAATACaacatttttcctttttgttttttggCCAACTTTCAAGTTTTTATTAGATTTAGGTTATTTTTCCTTTTGGATTACACCCGTGcattttattatgtatatttcCCTCCTCTATGTTTTAGGACTTCTTTTTCAAGtacataaggaaaaaaaaaatctaccaatattagtttttcatatatttttttcttatcatgtATTGTAGAATTcgttttaaatatttaaatataataatataataattagaaaaaataagtgaaaagacaattttatctactacagagacttttaatgaagggaaaaaagttcaaatttcttttctaagagtcttcacacttttaatatattatagattagtTTCTTGTGTATGCTATTGGCCAAattatattcaataatatatttttatttgtcatctgaattatcactgTCTTGATTTGCAAATTTTAAACTTCTACATGATGCCCTTTGAACCCAACTAGTGTCATCAGAGCCTACGATTCAAAGATCTAGTGGTTTGGTAAAACGAGGTTGAAGACAAGTCGAAGGCGGTTCTAATCAATTTGTAATCAATTGTATGATAATCAAGATTTTTGTctaactacatgtggagaacaagtttcaaccatattttcaacattcctgttgctgcatctttaaaaataaaaataaaatattaattttgaactcatttttaattatgatattttaaactttatttttaaccatggcaaacagtcgttatgaagattatatcaagaataaAGTTCATGCATGTGATGTGAAGAAGACAggtcaagtgaagaaaatcaaactaaaaaggggagatttgttacggattttgccctgattttcttatcaaatttaagttttatttttcttaaaagaaaaaaataaaagtaataccataattacttttatttttattgaaagaaaaatatataactttttcatatttgacaaacctctttcttgaGGAAACcttttgaacaagtataaataaaagatcctcttctcataccataacataatagcatcaACAATGTAAGATTTTtatcccaataattttttttaataataattttttgtgtaGGTCAGTTgaccaaattatatttaataatatatttttagtatatttttatttgtcatgtgAATTATCACTGTATTTTGAATCCAACACTATAGACAACCTTCATAATATTGGAATTAATGTTACATTAATCTGCCCTCAAAAATTCTTAATTGGAATTAATGTTACATTAATCTGCCCTCAAGACTTCTTAATCATTACATCTGATAGCCGATAGGTTCAAATTTCTTGCTACTGATCAATTACTGCACAGGCCAGATCGAACGCGCAATTTATTGGTGATATATAGATCGCCTTTTACTTCTTAGTCTTCATAGCTCCAGCACCACAACTGTTCAAAACAAGAAACAGGAAGCAATCAGATTGTTGGGCTTTTAGAAACACAATtctaatttaagaaaatacaattttaCGAATAATTATCAAGCTGTATCCACTAGTAtagtcaaaaaaatatatttcactttGAATCAGTCAGTTGAAATAATTCTCACCTAGTTTCAgttatatgattaaaaaaataattatagtgACTTTATTATAACTGACGAAGTCCAATTATCATACTTGAAATCAATTTacgaaataaaaaattaatcaataaaaGAAACTAGTATCGGTCTTACATTCAGAGTCAGTGGTGATCCAGTTCAATTTTGGGCATTGATTTATGTGGACGGGAGTTGAGTTTAGAGAAGCAAAGTTGATTTGAATGGATTGTTCGTTCTTTGTGGAGGAATCAGGCATTGACATGGCAGAGTATGTTGTGGAGCAACTTTCAACATCCCATCTAAAGCTGATTTTGGGGGAATCATTACTCAGTTGATCATCATCTGGTACTGATTTCAATGCTGCCCTGTTCCGGAATTTGAATACCTGTAATTGCACACATGCCCACCATGTAAATATGCAGTAATTTCTTAGCAAATACTCCTATTTATTTGGATGGTGACTACAGTTTGTGTGTATATATCCCTTCAATTCAGTTTGTTCGTCTTACTTTTCTTGCTTTCCTTCTTTTAAAAACTGCATAATGCATGCcaagtcaaaatcaaacaaacaaattgaagCAAGTAGTTGATACTTGATAAGAAGAATAAAGGCCACGTCTGTTTCATTCTTCGACCCATGtacacaaaaatatatatgagGTCGTGGGAAACATGGCTGgctgaaataattttttttttgatacttTTGGAACAGATAAAGTAATGAATAAGATAGCTGGAAAAATGATGAAGCGTGGTTTGGACATGCTATGCAACATAATGTTTTGGTCTGATTTTTGAGTCAATTAAACTTTAGACAGGACAAGTTATTGAAAGATAAAAAGGAAGAAATGTTCACCTTACTGGCTATGTATTTGCTTCCCTTGTCAGATTTGGCAGCAGCAGCCCATCTTAGTAGCTCTTTCATCTTAGAGATGGTCTTGGCTTTATCCCCCTTACATTTTTCTCTCACTTCTGCACCAGAGCATCGATCTTTATTGTTTAGTGACGACGATGATGGTGCAGAATCAGTAACAGGCAAAATTTGTGTATTTCCAACATGATTTTCTGTTACTGATGAATCTTCCTTGTGAGAGATGCTTAATCCTCGTGTATGATTCTCCTTTTTCATCTTCATGCAATATTCAAAATATTGGCTTCTATGGTAACTTCCAACCCTCCTTAGCTTAACTGTGCTGTAAAAATACTCCTTCGAAATATCCTTCCTGCACAATATGTTGAATATATTAAAGTTTTTGCTTCTTGATCTGCTTTTATCACCGCTTTTTCTACTACTATTCCCTCGACAGATCCCAAATAACACGATCTCTTTTGATTTCGCCTTCTGATCTGAAAACCAGGTTTAACAACAAAAAACAGAGTTTAAATTCTATAGATACACTTAGAACCTAAAACTTATTTGCACTATCAGGTCACATAAAGTAATTACAGGTAGTCCACTAACCAAAACAAGTAAAGTCAGTAATCTACAAAACTAACACAAGTAATCTCTATGATATAGTAAGAATTTAGTTGCACAACTATCGTGTATTATAAAAGTtctaaaaaaagacaaaaaaaaactgCAAAagaaagtttctaagtgtttattTTCACTTACGATTGACAGTTTCTTTCTTGCTAATAGAATGGCTAGAAGTAGTATACTCATTTGTATTCTTGAAGAGCTTTTGAATAAGGATCTGTTACATAAATAAATTGAAGAATGTCAACATAAATTTATATAATGGATGTGAACGTGAGAAATTGGATAATTTGATGAGAAAAATTGGAAAGCTAGCTCACCTGCATGTTAGGGTGGAATTATTAATTACTATATAGAAAGTGGAATCTTGAGTGTAACTGTGCTTGAGACAAGATTTCTGGTCAAATGGACAACGCAGCAGAAATCTATCTGTGCTGTCCGTAATGCACCAAAGATTCCTGTCTTTGGTTATaaaacaaatattcaaatgaAGATGCAGACAAAAATGTGGTAATAAGACTAGAGCAGATCTGAGAAAAAGAAGGCAACGAGATGAGGGCTAGTTGACTTGTAAATATTCTAGGAGCAATAAGAGAGtttatatttatacataatatGAGTGGACTGATCATGTGGTTGTTACTAAGTAGATCTTGAAAGTAATTAGGACATACTACTGAAGAGAGTAACAATTTGAGGTTAGATGAACTTGAGCCTTGATGGCAACAATTTTCACCAGACAGATGTAGGGCTACTGTTGCTTCACCGTGGATGGCCTTCAATTTGTGGGCTGTCTTGGGTTCTTGTACtcctttttcagtttttagtttgaaaccgaGGGTGGGAAAAAGGGAAATACGAAGGAATTATAAGGTGGAAAATCGAATTCTTTATAATCAATCAATTGAATTATTACAATTTTTCGGGGTTCTTTCAAGTCTTAGGAGAAAGGAAAAATGTAACTAACAAAGGACAATACCTATAGTGTGGTAAGCTTTGAATATGTGCGAGATTCATAAACCAGACATACTATATAAGGTCTATCATAGTATTGTACATAATTTTATATAACATGTACTTTTACAAGAAAtagttttcatgattttgaactcATCACTATATACTTTCAGATTTCTTCCTATGAAACTATTTGGTCTACTTCTATTTAGATTGATCTTACTCTGACTTAGTAGACAGAATTTCAAGAGATATCGCAAGGGCAGTAGAGATAAAAGTAGGATTAAGACTCGAATATCAATCCTTTCACAAAGACAAAATCATACTTTACAGATGTGAAATTCTACCTGGACTTCTATGAGCTAGATATGAAGAAAACAACACCCTCCAACCCAACTGGGTTGATTCAAAAGAAGAGATAGGAATGAAAATGAGTGTCATTGAAATTTTtaaggaaagaaatgaaaaaattgcCATTAAGTTCTCATCATCCGAAGGAGACATGAAATCAAAGACAGATAAGGAGCTTTTAGAATTTCGCTACATTTCACATGAGCATCAAAGAGAGGGACAACCTTTGCAAGATGCATGTACTCAACAAATTCACCTTCCAAGGAAAGAAATGAGCcataaaatatttcaagatttgaagaaaaataagactATCCCAATTGTACAAATCCAACCTATTACTCCCGAGTCTTTAAAAACTAATACCTTCGTTGAAAAGATAAAAGGTCACTTCGATCAAAAGGCTTTCACATTACTTGAAAAATCAGGTTATGACTTCTCCAATCCATAAAGATTAGGAGAGCTCAAAGATGAAGTCACTGATGAATAAAATACACACCTTACAACATCCCAAGTGAAGTTGAGAAAGCAGGGATATTACGTTGCCACCCCTAAATTTTGGCTGGGATTGTGAGATTCTTTGAATTTTAGCTAGGATGGTTAAAGAAAAAACTTTATCACACCCATATCAGCTGAAGGGGAACAAAAGGGTATGGATGAGAAAATACCACAATGGACCACAGTGTTTGACCGCATAGGAAAATTAACACCTCGTGTCTATATATCTGATAGATTAGGATACAAA
Proteins encoded in this window:
- the LOC107869791 gene encoding uncharacterized protein LOC107869791, with protein sequence MQILIQKLFKNTNEYTTSSHSISKKETVNHQKAKSKEIVLFGICRGNSSRKSGDKSRSRSKNFNIFNILCRKDISKEYFYSTVKLRRVGSYHRSQYFEYCMKMKKENHTRGLSISHKEDSSVTENHVGNTQILPVTDSAPSSSSLNNKDRCSGAEVREKCKGDKAKTISKMKELLRWAAAAKSDKGSKYIASKVFKFRNRAALKSVPDDDQLSNDSPKISFRWDVESCSTTYSAMSMPDSSTKNEQSIQINFASLNSTPVHINQCPKLNWITTDSEFVVLEL